A stretch of the Notamacropus eugenii isolate mMacEug1 chromosome 2, mMacEug1.pri_v2, whole genome shotgun sequence genome encodes the following:
- the RBM15 gene encoding RNA-binding protein 15 has protein sequence MRAVGRGPLPRRCARWRRGVPLCETSAGRRAPLFRGGPAQSSAMKGKERSPAKAKRSRGGGEESSTRGERSKKLGGSGGSNGSSSGKADSGGRRSLHLDKGSSRGGSREYDAPGGGSSSRLHSYSSPSTKNSSGGGESRSSSRGGGEARSAGAAPSSADGGGGGEYKTLKISELGSQLSDEAVEDGLFHEFKRFGDVSVKISRLPGGSGDERVAFVNFRRPEDARAAKHARGRLVLYDRPLKIEAVYVSRRRSRSPLDKEAYAPAAVVGAAVGGHRHPPGGGQRALSPGGAALGYRDYRLQQLALGRLPPPPPPPLPRELERERDYPFYERVRPAYSLEPRVGAGAAPFREVDELSPEDGQRANRTLFLGNLDITVTESDLRRAFDRFGVITEVDIKRPTRGQASTYGFLKFENLDMSHRAKLAMSGKVIIRNPIKIGYGKATPTTRLWVGGLGPWVPLAALAREFDRFGTIRTIDYRKGDSWAYIQYESLDAAHAAWTHMRGFPLGGPDRRLRVDFADTEHRYQQQYLQPLPLTHYELVADAFGHRAPDPLRGARDRTPPLLYRDRDRDLYPDTDWVPPPPPVRERSTRAAAAAVPAYEPLDSLERRRDGWSLERDRGERDLPSSRDPPRKRRLPEDSGSRHMDRSPESERSRKRHCPPTPDRSPDLGSGRDRYNSDPDRSSRLLLLERPSPVRADRRGSLERGQGDKRDRKNSVSVERERKHRAPAPSEGKSPLKKEERAETSSAPSSSSGSKLKSPPQKPEAAAASTPAAAPKLCLAWQGMLLLKNSNFPSSMHLLQGDLHVASSLLVEGSTGGKVAQLKITQRLRLDQPKLDEVTRRIKVAGPNGYAILLAVPGTSDSRSSSVSDATTSTQRPLRNLVSYLKQKQAAGVISLPVGGNKDKENTGVLHAFPPCEFSQQFLDSPAKALAKSEEDYLVMVIVRGAS, from the coding sequence ATGAGGGCGGTGGGGCGGGGTCCATTGCCGCGGCGGTGTGCAAGATGGCGGCGCGGGGTTCCGCTGTGTGAAACCAGCGCGGGCAGGCGAGCTCCCCTGTTCCGAGGCGGCCCCGCACAGTCCTCCGCGATGAAGGGTAAAGAGCGCTCTCCCGCGAAGGCCAAGCGCTCCCGCGGCGGCGGGGAGGAGTCGAGCACCCGCGGGGAGCGGAGCAAGAAGCTCGGCGGCTCCGGCGGCAGCAACGGCAGCAGCAGCGGTAAGGCGGACAGCGGCGGCCGCCGCAGCCTGCACCTAGACAAGGGCAGCAGCCGGGGCGGCAGCCGCGAGTACGACGCGCCGGGCGGCGGCTCCAGCAGCCGCCTGCACAGCTACAGCTCCCCGAGCACCAAGAATTCGTCGGGCGGGGGCGAGTCGCGCAGCAGCTCCCGCGGGGGCGGGGAGGCCCGCTCGGCCGGGGCCGCCCCCAGCTCCGCGGACGGCGGCGGGGGCGGCGAGTACAAGACGCTCAAGATCAGCGAGCTGGGCTCCCAGCTCAGCGACGAGGCGGTGGAGGACGGGCTGTTCCACGAGTTCAAGCGCTTCGGCGACGTGAGCGTCAAGATCAGCCGCCTGCCCGGGGGCTCGGGCGACGAACGCGTGGCCTTCGTGAACTTCCGCAGGCCGGAGGACGCGCGGGCGGCCAAGCACGCCCGGGGCCGCCTGGTGCTCTACGATCGGCCACTCAAGATCGAGGCCGTGTACGTGAGCCGGCGCCGCAGCCGCTCCCCTCTGGACAAAGAGGCCTACGCGCCCGCCGCGGTGGTGGGCGCTGCCGTGGGCGGGCACCGGCATCCCCCGGGCGGGGGGCAGCGGGCGCTGTCCCCGGGGGGCGCAGCGCTGGGCTACCGGGACTACCGCCTGCAGCAGCTGGCCCTGGGCCGCCTGCCCccgccgcccccgcccccgctGCCCCGGGAGCTGGAGCGGGAGCGCGACTACCCCTTCTACGAGCGTGTGCGCCCAGCCTACAGCCTGGAGCCCCGAGTGGGTGCCGGCGCCGCCCCCTTCCGCGAAGTGGACGAGTTATCTCCTGAGGATGGCCAACGTGCCAACCGCACTCTCTTCCTGGGTAACCTGGACATCACGGTGACTGAGAGCGACCTGCGCAGGGCCTTCGACCGCTTTGGGGTCATCACCGAGGTGGACATCAAGCGGCCTACGCGGGGCCAGGCAAGCACCTATGGCTTCCTCAAGTTCGAGAACCTGGACATGTCGCACCGCGCCAAGCTGGCCATGTCCGGCAAGGTCATCATCCGCAACCCCATCAAGATCGGCTATGGCAAGGCCACGCCCACAACACGCCTCTGGGTGGGCGGCCTGGGCCCCTGGGTGCCGCTGGCTGCCCTGGCCCGCGAGTTTGACCGCTTTGGCACCATCCGCACCATCGACTACCGCAAGGGCGACAGCTGGGCCTACATCCAGTACGAGAGTCTAGACGCGGCCCACGCTGCCTGGACCCATATGCGAGGTTTCCCGCTGGGGGGGCCTGACCGCAGGCTGCGGGTGGACTTTGCAGACACGGAGCATCGCTACCAGCAGCAGTACTTGCAGCCGCTGCCGCTGACCCACTACGAGCTGGTGGCTGATGCCTTTGGGCACCGAGCCCCTGACCCCCTGCGGGGCGCTCGGGACCGCACACCTCCCCTGCTGTACCGGGACAGGGACAGGGACCTCTACCCGGACACGGACTGGGTGCCACCTCCTCCTCCCGTGCGGGAGCGCAGCACCAGGGCTGCTGCAGCTGCCGTACCAGCCTATGAGCCACTCGACAGTCTGGAGCGCCGGCGGGATGGCTGGTCCTTGGAGAGAGATCGTGGAGAGAGAGACCTGCCCAGCAGCCGGGACCCTCCCCGCAAGAGGAGGCTGCCCGAGGACAGCGGGAGCCGCCATATGGACAGATCCCCCGAGAGCGAGCGCTCCCGGAAAAGACACTGCCCCCCCACACCTGACCGCAGCCCAGATCTGGGCAGCGGCCGAGACCGCTACAACAGCGACCCTGATCGCTCCTCGCGCCTGCTCCTGCTCGAAAGGCCCTCCCCTGTGCGGGCAGACCGGAGAGGTAGCTTGGAGAGGGGTCAGGGCGACAAGAGAGACCGCAAAAACTCAGTGTCAGTGGAACGGGAAAGGAAGCACCGCGCCCCTGCGCCCTCGGAGGGCAAGAGCCCCCTGAAGAAGGAGGAGCGTGCAGAGACCTCTTCGGCACCAAGCTCCAGTAGTGGGTCCAAGCTGAAATCACCACCGCAGAAGCCCGAGGCTGCTGCGGCCTCCACCCCAGCGGCTGCCCCCAAGCTATGCCTGGCTTGGCAGGGCATGCTTCTTCTCAAAAACAGCAACTTCCCCTCCAGCATGCATCTGCTGCAGGGTGATCTCCATGTGGCCAGCAGCCTTCTGGTGGAGGGCTCTACTGGGGGCAAGGTGGCCCAGCTCAAGATCACCCAGCGCCTGCGTCTGGACCAGCCCAAATTGGATGAAGTGACCCGGCGCATCAAGGTGGCCGGGCCCAATGGCTACGCCATTCTGCTCGCTGTGCCTGGCACCTCGGACAGCCGCTCCTCATCTGTGTCTGACGCCACAACCTCGACTCAGAGGCCACTTAGGAACCTGGTGTCCTACCTTAAGCAAAAGCAGGCCGCTGGAGTCATCAGCCTCCCTGTGGGGGGCAACAAAGACAAGGAGAACACCGGGGTCCTCCATGCCTTCCCACCCTGTGAGTTCTCCCAGCAGTTTCTGGATTCTCCTGCCAAGGCACTGGCCAAATCTGAAGAAGATTACCTGGTCATGGTCATTGTCCGTGGTGCGTCCTAA